Proteins from a single region of Choloepus didactylus isolate mChoDid1 chromosome 10, mChoDid1.pri, whole genome shotgun sequence:
- the TLR4 gene encoding toll-like receptor 4 isoform X2, translating into MIEDDAYQGLHHLSTLILTGNPIKRIALGAFLGLSSLQKLVAVETNLASLEDFPIRHLKTLKELNVAHNVIHSFKLPEYFSNLPNLEQLDLSNNQIRNIYHEDLQILQQMPLPQLSLDLSLNPIELIQPGAFKEIRLHQLTLRNNFNSTDVMKTSIRGLAGLKIHRLIMGEFRNERNMGEFDNSVLEGLCNLTIEEFQIVYLDEVLTDVAGLFSCLANISAVSLVSVQISSLVGLPKDFKWQDLELVNCRFYQFPTLELFSLKRFIFNANRGSNNFVEVKLPSLEFLDLSRNGLSFKGCCSHRDVGTSRLKYLDLSYNDVITMSSNFPGLERLEHLDFQHSTLKSISEFPVFILLNKLLYLDISYTSTQVVFHGIFNGLISLQVLKMAGNSFQRNVFPNILTTLTNLTYVDLSMCQLQQVSWGAFDSLLKLQVLNISHNKLLTLDMLHYKHLHSLQILDVSFNGIEASESQELPQFPSSLALLNLTQNNFACTCEYQSFLQWVKDQRQFLVEAEQMVCATPERMRGTPVLSFSNTTCQMSKTIISASVLSVLVVALVIVLFYKFYFHLMLLAGCKKYSGGENTYDAFVIYSSQDEDWVRNELVKNLEEGVPPFHLCLHYRDFIPGVAIAANIIQEGFHKSRKVIVVVSQHFIQSRWCIFEYEIAQTWQFLSSRSGIIFIVLQKIEKSLLRQQVELYRLLSRNTYLEWEDSVLGRHIFWRRLRKALLDGKSWNPEETADAENSQPEATTST; encoded by the coding sequence ATGATTGAAGATGATGCATATCAGGGCCTACACCACCTGTCCACCTTGATATTGACAGGGAACCCTATCAAGAGAATCGCCCTGGGAGCCTTTTTGGGACTGTCAAGTTTACAGAAGCTGGTGGCTGTAGAGACAAACCTGGCTTCTCTAGAGGACTTCCCCATCAGACATCTTAAAACTTTAAAAGAGCTTAATGTGGCTCATAATGTTATTCATTCCTTCAAGTTGCCTGAATATTTTTCTAACCTTCCCAACCTGGAGCAATTGGACCTTTCTAACAACCAGATCCGGAATATTTATCATGAAGATTTGCAGATTCTGCAACAAATGCCCCTACCCCAACTCTCTCTAGACCTATCCCTGAACCCTATAGAACTTATACAACCAGGTGCCTTCAAGGAGATTAGGCTCCATCAACTgactttaagaaataattttaatagtacGGATGTAATGAAAACATCTATTCGAGGCCTGGCTGGTTTAAAAATCCATCGGCTGATTATGGGAGAATTTAGAAATGAGAGGAACATGGGCGAGTTTGACAACTCTGTGCTGGAGGGACTGTGTAATTTGACCATTGAAGAATTTCAGATAGTATACTTGGATGAAGTCTTGACAGATGTTGCTGGCTTATTTAGTTGCTTGGCAAATATTTCTGCAGTTTCTCTGGTGAGTGTGCAAATCAGCAGTTTAGTAGGCCTTCCTAAAGATTTCAAGTGGCAAGACTTAGAATTAGTTAACTGTAGATTTTATCAATTTCCCACACTGGAACTCTTCTCTCTCAAAAGGTTTATTTTCAATGCTAACAGAGGTAGTAACAATTTTGTAGAGGTTAAGCTGCCAAGCCTTGAGTTTCTAGATCTCAGTAGAAATGGCTTGAGTTTCAAGGGTTGCTGTTCTCACAGAGATGTGGGGACATCCAGACTAAAATATTTAGATCTGAGCTACAATGATGTTATTACCATGAGTTCAAACTTTCCAGGTTTGGAACGATTGGAGCATCTGGATTTCCAGCATTCCACATTGAAAAGTATCAGTGAATTTCCAGTATTCATATTACTTAATAAACTCCTATACCTTGACATTTCTTATACTAGCACTCAAGTTGTCTTCCACGGCATCTTTAATGGCTTGATCAGCCTCCAAGTCTTGAAAATGGCTGGCAATTCTTTCCAGCGCAACGTCTTTCCAAATATCCTAACAACACTGACTAACTTGACCTACGTCGACCTCTCTATGTGTCAACTACAACAGGTGTCCTGGGGAGCATTTGACTCACTCCTTAAACTTCAGGTACTAAATATAAGTCACAACAAGCTCCTGACATTGGATATGCTTCATTATAAACATCTCCACTCTCTCCAGATCCTGGATGTCAGTTTCAATGGTATAGAGGCCTCTGAGAGCCAAGAACTACCTCAGTTTCCAAGTAGTCTAGCCCTCTTAAATCTTACCCAGAATAATTTCGCTTGTACTTGTGAATATCAGAGTTTCCTTCAGTGGGTCAAGGACCAAAGGCAGTTTTTGGTGGAAGCTGAACAAATGGTATGTGCAACACCTGAACGTATGAGGGGCACGCCTGTGCTGAGTTTTAGTAACACTACCTGTCAGATGAGCAAGACCATCATTAGCGCCTCAGTTCTGAGTGTTCTTGTGGTAGCTCTGGTAATAGTTCTGTTCTATAAGTTCTATTTCCACCTGATGCTTCTTGCGGGCTGCAAAAAGTACAGTGGAGGAGAAAACACCTATGATGCTTTTGTTATCTACTCTAGTCAGGATGAGGACTGGGTGAGGAATGAGCTGGTAAAGAACCTGGAAGAGGGAGTACCTCCCTTTCATCTCTGCCTTCACTATAGAGACTTTATCCCCGGTGTGGCCATCGCTGCCAACATCATCCAGGAAGGTTTCCACAAAAGCCGGAAGGTTATTGTCGTGGTGTCTCAGCACTTCATCCAGAGTCGCTGGTGTATCTTTGAGTATGAGATTGCCCAGACGTGGCAGTTTTTGAGCAGTCGTTCTGGCATCATCTTCATCGTCCTGCAGAAGATAGAAAAGTCCCTGCTCCGGCAGCAGGTGGAGCTGTATCGCCTTCTCAGCAGGAACACCTACCTGGAGTGGGAGGACAGTGTCCTGGGGCGGCACATCTTCTGGAGACGTCTCAGAAAAGCCCTGCTGGATGGCAAATCATGGAATCCAGAAGAAACTGCAGATGCAGAGAACAGCCAACCTGAAGCAACAACTTCCACCTGA
- the TLR4 gene encoding toll-like receptor 4 isoform X1 codes for MMSPWRLAGTLIPAMAFLSCLRPESWDPCVEVVPNITYQCMEMNLYKIPNNIPSSAKNLDLSFNPLRHLGNHSFSKFPNLQVLDLSRCEIQMIEDDAYQGLHHLSTLILTGNPIKRIALGAFLGLSSLQKLVAVETNLASLEDFPIRHLKTLKELNVAHNVIHSFKLPEYFSNLPNLEQLDLSNNQIRNIYHEDLQILQQMPLPQLSLDLSLNPIELIQPGAFKEIRLHQLTLRNNFNSTDVMKTSIRGLAGLKIHRLIMGEFRNERNMGEFDNSVLEGLCNLTIEEFQIVYLDEVLTDVAGLFSCLANISAVSLVSVQISSLVGLPKDFKWQDLELVNCRFYQFPTLELFSLKRFIFNANRGSNNFVEVKLPSLEFLDLSRNGLSFKGCCSHRDVGTSRLKYLDLSYNDVITMSSNFPGLERLEHLDFQHSTLKSISEFPVFILLNKLLYLDISYTSTQVVFHGIFNGLISLQVLKMAGNSFQRNVFPNILTTLTNLTYVDLSMCQLQQVSWGAFDSLLKLQVLNISHNKLLTLDMLHYKHLHSLQILDVSFNGIEASESQELPQFPSSLALLNLTQNNFACTCEYQSFLQWVKDQRQFLVEAEQMVCATPERMRGTPVLSFSNTTCQMSKTIISASVLSVLVVALVIVLFYKFYFHLMLLAGCKKYSGGENTYDAFVIYSSQDEDWVRNELVKNLEEGVPPFHLCLHYRDFIPGVAIAANIIQEGFHKSRKVIVVVSQHFIQSRWCIFEYEIAQTWQFLSSRSGIIFIVLQKIEKSLLRQQVELYRLLSRNTYLEWEDSVLGRHIFWRRLRKALLDGKSWNPEETADAENSQPEATTST; via the exons ATGATGTCTCCCTGGCGCCTGGCTGGGACGCTGATACCAGCCATGGCCTTCCTCTCCTGCCTGCGGCCCGAGAGCTGGGATCCCTGCGTGGAG GTGGTTCCTAACATCACTTACCAGTGCATGGAGATGAATCTCTACAAAATACCCAATAATATCCCCTCATCAGCCAAGAACCTGGACCTGAGTTTTAACCCCCTGAGGCATTTAGGCAACCATAGCTTCTCCAAGTTCCCAAACCTGCAAGTGCTGGATTTATCCAG GTGTGAAATTCAGATGATTGAAGATGATGCATATCAGGGCCTACACCACCTGTCCACCTTGATATTGACAGGGAACCCTATCAAGAGAATCGCCCTGGGAGCCTTTTTGGGACTGTCAAGTTTACAGAAGCTGGTGGCTGTAGAGACAAACCTGGCTTCTCTAGAGGACTTCCCCATCAGACATCTTAAAACTTTAAAAGAGCTTAATGTGGCTCATAATGTTATTCATTCCTTCAAGTTGCCTGAATATTTTTCTAACCTTCCCAACCTGGAGCAATTGGACCTTTCTAACAACCAGATCCGGAATATTTATCATGAAGATTTGCAGATTCTGCAACAAATGCCCCTACCCCAACTCTCTCTAGACCTATCCCTGAACCCTATAGAACTTATACAACCAGGTGCCTTCAAGGAGATTAGGCTCCATCAACTgactttaagaaataattttaatagtacGGATGTAATGAAAACATCTATTCGAGGCCTGGCTGGTTTAAAAATCCATCGGCTGATTATGGGAGAATTTAGAAATGAGAGGAACATGGGCGAGTTTGACAACTCTGTGCTGGAGGGACTGTGTAATTTGACCATTGAAGAATTTCAGATAGTATACTTGGATGAAGTCTTGACAGATGTTGCTGGCTTATTTAGTTGCTTGGCAAATATTTCTGCAGTTTCTCTGGTGAGTGTGCAAATCAGCAGTTTAGTAGGCCTTCCTAAAGATTTCAAGTGGCAAGACTTAGAATTAGTTAACTGTAGATTTTATCAATTTCCCACACTGGAACTCTTCTCTCTCAAAAGGTTTATTTTCAATGCTAACAGAGGTAGTAACAATTTTGTAGAGGTTAAGCTGCCAAGCCTTGAGTTTCTAGATCTCAGTAGAAATGGCTTGAGTTTCAAGGGTTGCTGTTCTCACAGAGATGTGGGGACATCCAGACTAAAATATTTAGATCTGAGCTACAATGATGTTATTACCATGAGTTCAAACTTTCCAGGTTTGGAACGATTGGAGCATCTGGATTTCCAGCATTCCACATTGAAAAGTATCAGTGAATTTCCAGTATTCATATTACTTAATAAACTCCTATACCTTGACATTTCTTATACTAGCACTCAAGTTGTCTTCCACGGCATCTTTAATGGCTTGATCAGCCTCCAAGTCTTGAAAATGGCTGGCAATTCTTTCCAGCGCAACGTCTTTCCAAATATCCTAACAACACTGACTAACTTGACCTACGTCGACCTCTCTATGTGTCAACTACAACAGGTGTCCTGGGGAGCATTTGACTCACTCCTTAAACTTCAGGTACTAAATATAAGTCACAACAAGCTCCTGACATTGGATATGCTTCATTATAAACATCTCCACTCTCTCCAGATCCTGGATGTCAGTTTCAATGGTATAGAGGCCTCTGAGAGCCAAGAACTACCTCAGTTTCCAAGTAGTCTAGCCCTCTTAAATCTTACCCAGAATAATTTCGCTTGTACTTGTGAATATCAGAGTTTCCTTCAGTGGGTCAAGGACCAAAGGCAGTTTTTGGTGGAAGCTGAACAAATGGTATGTGCAACACCTGAACGTATGAGGGGCACGCCTGTGCTGAGTTTTAGTAACACTACCTGTCAGATGAGCAAGACCATCATTAGCGCCTCAGTTCTGAGTGTTCTTGTGGTAGCTCTGGTAATAGTTCTGTTCTATAAGTTCTATTTCCACCTGATGCTTCTTGCGGGCTGCAAAAAGTACAGTGGAGGAGAAAACACCTATGATGCTTTTGTTATCTACTCTAGTCAGGATGAGGACTGGGTGAGGAATGAGCTGGTAAAGAACCTGGAAGAGGGAGTACCTCCCTTTCATCTCTGCCTTCACTATAGAGACTTTATCCCCGGTGTGGCCATCGCTGCCAACATCATCCAGGAAGGTTTCCACAAAAGCCGGAAGGTTATTGTCGTGGTGTCTCAGCACTTCATCCAGAGTCGCTGGTGTATCTTTGAGTATGAGATTGCCCAGACGTGGCAGTTTTTGAGCAGTCGTTCTGGCATCATCTTCATCGTCCTGCAGAAGATAGAAAAGTCCCTGCTCCGGCAGCAGGTGGAGCTGTATCGCCTTCTCAGCAGGAACACCTACCTGGAGTGGGAGGACAGTGTCCTGGGGCGGCACATCTTCTGGAGACGTCTCAGAAAAGCCCTGCTGGATGGCAAATCATGGAATCCAGAAGAAACTGCAGATGCAGAGAACAGCCAACCTGAAGCAACAACTTCCACCTGA